From a single Arthrobacter sp. SLBN-112 genomic region:
- a CDS encoding alpha/beta fold hydrolase, with protein MSSWNERQRIVASEGAELAVFEYGQDPAADTPTLLLVHGYPDDHRVYLQLIRELAETFHIIAYDTRNAGSSSVTDKPGSFVLPALVDDLYAVLAATHASPVHLVGHDWGSIQAWAAVQDPRADGRINRFTSVSGPDLGHFSWWMRQRLRHPRGWAQLLGQLLRSWYVAVFQIPMLPEALWRFFLTGSYERATRRTVGDNAIRGLALYRANFQAKRQPPLQVSIPVRVIVPVMDRFVSPSLTDGLGNWVSRLTVTKVEAGHWWPATHASDFAKLLQEEHNNEL; from the coding sequence ATGAGCAGCTGGAACGAAAGGCAGCGGATAGTCGCCTCCGAGGGTGCGGAACTAGCGGTCTTTGAATACGGCCAGGACCCGGCAGCCGATACCCCTACGCTGCTCCTGGTTCACGGCTACCCGGACGACCACCGTGTATACCTTCAGCTCATCCGCGAACTCGCGGAAACATTCCACATCATCGCTTATGACACCCGCAACGCCGGATCATCATCTGTCACCGACAAGCCGGGGAGCTTTGTGCTGCCGGCCCTGGTGGATGATCTGTATGCCGTGCTGGCGGCCACGCATGCCTCGCCCGTTCACCTCGTGGGCCACGACTGGGGGTCCATCCAGGCATGGGCAGCAGTCCAGGACCCTCGTGCCGACGGAAGGATCAACCGCTTCACGAGCGTCTCCGGGCCGGACCTTGGACACTTTTCCTGGTGGATGCGGCAACGGCTGCGGCACCCGCGCGGCTGGGCACAGCTGTTGGGACAACTCTTGCGCAGCTGGTACGTAGCAGTCTTCCAGATACCCATGCTGCCCGAAGCGCTTTGGCGTTTCTTCCTCACCGGCTCCTATGAGCGGGCCACCAGACGCACGGTAGGCGACAACGCCATCCGCGGGCTTGCTCTCTACCGGGCAAACTTCCAAGCCAAACGCCAGCCACCGCTTCAGGTATCGATTCCTGTCCGGGTGATTGTCCCGGTAATGGACCGGTTCGTCTCCCCGAGCCTGACAGACGGTCTGGGCAATTGGGTGTCCAGGCTCACTGTGACGAAAGTGGAAGCCGGCCACTGGTGGCCCGCAACCCACGCCTCCGACTTCGCCAAGCTACTGCAGGAAGAACACAACAACGAACTCTAA
- a CDS encoding APC family permease, translating to MGFDAVTTLTEETVNPRKTMPRAIMLVALIGGGIFVAVSYVTQLVHPGGVFEDSASAASSIALQIGGQLFGAVFLAGLVVAQFASGLAAQASASRLLYAMGRDSVLPKAVFGRLSEKFHTPTGEPGDHRHHRPDRHLPGRGHLDVVHQLWCLHRLHAGERPGGVPLCAPAPGRAGHQLNPVAYVVVPVIGAIICAYLLSQLDSNATTLGVSWLVLGVVVLALITRGFKASPPEMTATEKATVEAAA from the coding sequence CTGGGGTTCGACGCCGTCACCACCCTCACCGAAGAGACCGTCAACCCGCGCAAGACCATGCCGCGGGCCATCATGCTGGTGGCCCTGATCGGCGGCGGCATCTTCGTGGCGGTGTCCTACGTGACCCAGCTGGTGCACCCCGGTGGCGTGTTCGAGGACTCGGCGTCCGCTGCCAGTTCCATCGCCCTGCAGATCGGCGGGCAGCTTTTCGGCGCCGTCTTCCTGGCCGGCCTGGTGGTGGCGCAGTTCGCCTCCGGCCTCGCCGCCCAGGCCAGCGCGTCCCGCCTGCTGTACGCGATGGGCCGCGACTCCGTCCTGCCCAAGGCGGTCTTCGGCCGGCTTAGCGAGAAGTTCCACACCCCCACTGGTGAACCTGGTGATCACCGGCATCATCGGCCTGATCGCCATCTTCCTGGACGTGGCCACCTCGACGTCGTTCATCAACTTTGGTGCCTTCACCGCCTTCACGCTGGTGAACGCCCCGGTGGTGTTCCACTATGTGCGCCAGCGCCGGGCCGGGCCGGGCACCAGCTGAACCCAGTGGCCTACGTGGTGGTCCCGGTGATCGGCGCGATCATCTGCGCCTACCTGCTCTCCCAGCTGGACAGCAACGCCACTACGCTGGGTGTGTCCTGGCTGGTGCTGGGCGTGGTGGTACTGGCCCTGATAACCCGCGGGTTCAAGGCCTCGCCGCCGGAGATGACGGCCACGGAGAAGGCAACGGTCGAGGCAGCCGCCTGA
- a CDS encoding nitrilase-related carbon-nitrogen hydrolase encodes MDGPVCTELAGIARRHRIALVAGVVETSDEPGRAYNTLVAFGPDGGRLASYRKIHLFDAQGFGESEFIKPGPSTDPVVFEHGGVRFGLMTCYDLRFPELARALADAGAQVLLVCSSWVPGEHKTEQWLALNAARAIENSVYVAGVCQAPPVSMGRSVLVDPMGVVEADLGLAAGVGAVEVSLETVDRVRESFPMFRQRRL; translated from the coding sequence CTGGACGGCCCCGTCTGCACGGAGCTCGCCGGTATTGCCCGCCGTCACCGCATCGCGCTGGTGGCGGGCGTGGTGGAAACCTCGGACGAGCCGGGCAGGGCGTACAACACGCTGGTGGCGTTCGGGCCCGACGGCGGCCGGCTGGCTTCCTACCGGAAGATCCACCTCTTCGACGCACAGGGTTTCGGGGAGTCCGAGTTCATCAAGCCGGGGCCGTCCACTGACCCTGTGGTGTTCGAGCACGGGGGAGTGCGGTTCGGCCTGATGACCTGTTACGACCTGCGGTTCCCGGAACTGGCGAGGGCACTGGCGGACGCCGGCGCGCAGGTTTTGCTGGTCTGCTCGTCCTGGGTGCCGGGCGAGCACAAGACGGAGCAGTGGCTCGCGTTGAACGCAGCGCGGGCGATCGAGAACAGTGTGTATGTGGCGGGGGTGTGCCAGGCGCCGCCCGTGTCCATGGGGCGGAGCGTGCTGGTGGATCCGATGGGGGTTGTGGAAGCGGACCTTGGGCTTGCCGCTGGTGTTGGAGCGGTGGAGGTGTCGCTGGAGACGGTGGACCGGGTACGGGAGTCGTTCCCTATGTTCCGGCAACGGCGGCTGTAG
- a CDS encoding DUF2510 domain-containing protein, which yields MKGNRLNTAANVGSFVTSRQQLDIQRQLAMQGAIQAQLAAAQLDQLRRQQLANDYANLCQWADNEFHAGRMTKEQAEVFVAEQWHNLMTPPPKSSSLVTSSLWKSLDNILGRDPAPGWYHEGRGTVRWWNGARWTVHVCSVQEALARQQVPPVAAPPPSTAQVASPAGWYPTPTQGVLAYWDGHAWTGQTRTDN from the coding sequence ATGAAAGGCAACCGCCTGAACACGGCAGCCAATGTAGGCAGCTTCGTCACGTCTCGACAGCAGCTCGATATCCAGAGACAGCTGGCCATGCAGGGAGCGATTCAGGCGCAACTTGCAGCTGCCCAGCTTGACCAGCTTCGGCGTCAGCAATTGGCAAATGACTATGCGAATCTATGTCAGTGGGCAGACAATGAATTTCATGCAGGCCGTATGACCAAAGAGCAAGCCGAAGTATTTGTCGCCGAACAGTGGCATAACCTGATGACTCCCCCGCCAAAAAGCTCGTCGCTAGTCACTTCATCTTTATGGAAGTCTTTAGACAATATTCTTGGTCGCGATCCTGCTCCTGGCTGGTACCACGAAGGCCGCGGTACCGTGCGCTGGTGGAATGGGGCAAGGTGGACGGTTCACGTATGTTCCGTCCAGGAGGCACTGGCAAGGCAGCAGGTCCCGCCTGTAGCGGCGCCACCTCCGTCGACAGCACAGGTGGCTTCCCCGGCCGGTTGGTACCCGACGCCTACCCAAGGGGTGTTGGCATACTGGGACGGACACGCATGGACCGGTCAAACCAGAACGGATAACTAG
- a CDS encoding APC family permease has translation MQRRQTKRCPTWSKYPVIFPDGGNDRPPLSIEPPYSFLGFDAVTTFSEETINPRRTVPRAIMLVALIGGGIFVAVSYVTQLVHPGDVFEDSTSVASPIALQIGGQLFGAVFLAGLVVAQFASGLAAQASASRLLYAMGRDSVLPKAVFGRLSEKFHTPVANLVITGIVGLIATFLDVATSTSFINFGAFTAFTLVNAPVVFHYVRQRRAGQQLNPASYPVEGGGDRQVPRGRCSSDGCRAWLLARDPAAFFRSGAL, from the coding sequence TTGCAACGACGTCAGACCAAAAGGTGTCCCACATGGTCAAAGTATCCGGTAATCTTCCCGGATGGCGGTAACGACAGGCCGCCCTTATCCATTGAGCCTCCCTACTCGTTCCTGGGGTTCGATGCCGTCACCACCTTCAGCGAGGAGACCATCAACCCGCGCCGAACCGTGCCGCGCGCCATCATGCTGGTGGCCCTGATCGGCGGCGGCATCTTCGTGGCCGTGTCCTACGTGACCCAGCTGGTCCATCCCGGCGACGTGTTCGAGGACTCGACGTCCGTGGCCAGTCCCATCGCCCTGCAGATCGGCGGGCAGCTGTTCGGCGCCGTGTTCCTGGCCGGCCTGGTGGTGGCGCAGTTCGCCTCCGGCCTCGCCGCGCAGGCCAGCGCCTCCCGCCTGCTGTACGCGATGGGCCGCGACTCCGTCCTGCCCAAGGCGGTCTTCGGCCGGCTCAGCGAAAAATTCCACACCCCGGTGGCGAACCTGGTGATCACCGGCATCGTGGGCCTGATCGCGACCTTCCTGGACGTGGCCACGTCGACGTCGTTCATCAACTTTGGTGCCTTCACCGCCTTCACGCTGGTGAACGCCCCGGTGGTGTTCCACTATGTGCGCCAGCGCCGCGCCGGGCAGCAGCTGAACCCGGCGTCCTACCCTGTTGAAGGTGGCGGCGATCGTCAGGTTCCTCGTGGTCGCTGCTCTTCGGATGGCTGCCGGGCGTGGTTACTGGCTCGCGACCCGGCGGCGTTCTTCCGCAGTGGAGCTCTGTGA